The proteins below come from a single Staphylococcus sp. MI 10-1553 genomic window:
- a CDS encoding ABC transporter ATP-binding protein: MSLKIEQVTKKFGQFTAVNQISFELEKGKMLGFLGRNGAGKTTTFRMILGLSEPTEGRITYNGRVIDHTMYDHIGYLPEERGLHPKLTVTQELTYLATLKGMDKAAIRKAIDYWLERFKITENRDKKIEALSKGNQQKVQLLASMLHEPELLILDEPFSGLDPVNVELLKQAVKDLNAQGTTIIFSSHRMEHIEELCDAVCILNRGEMVVQGDIPSVKESVGYKRVVVDAPYDLSEVASLPGVLHHKVVKTENFFTVSDEAVAEAIFEVVQQKGYAKRFQLMEPTMNEIFIEKVGDLDA, from the coding sequence ATGTCATTGAAAATTGAGCAAGTCACGAAGAAATTTGGTCAATTTACCGCAGTGAATCAGATTTCTTTTGAACTTGAAAAAGGGAAAATGTTAGGATTTTTAGGACGCAATGGGGCTGGTAAAACAACGACATTCCGTATGATTTTAGGATTGTCTGAGCCGACTGAAGGACGTATTACATATAACGGCCGCGTGATTGACCACACGATGTACGATCATATCGGCTATTTACCAGAAGAACGTGGTTTACATCCGAAATTGACAGTTACACAAGAGCTGACGTATTTAGCGACATTAAAAGGAATGGACAAAGCCGCGATTCGTAAGGCGATTGATTATTGGTTGGAACGCTTTAAAATTACTGAAAATCGCGATAAAAAAATTGAAGCACTTTCAAAAGGGAATCAACAAAAAGTGCAATTGTTGGCGAGTATGTTGCATGAACCTGAACTGTTGATTTTAGACGAACCATTTAGTGGACTCGATCCAGTGAACGTCGAGTTGTTGAAGCAAGCGGTGAAAGATTTGAATGCGCAAGGGACAACAATCATTTTTAGTTCGCACCGTATGGAACATATTGAAGAACTTTGTGATGCGGTGTGCATTTTAAATCGTGGTGAGATGGTCGTTCAAGGTGACATTCCATCTGTTAAAGAAAGTGTCGGCTATAAACGTGTCGTTGTGGATGCACCGTATGATTTATCAGAAGTGGCGTCGTTACCAGGTGTATTACATCATAAAGTCGTTAAAACAGAAAACTTCTTCACAGTGTCGGACGAAGCGGTGGCAGAAGCTATCTTTGAAGTTGTACAACAAAAAGGGTACGCGAAGAGATTTCAATTGATGGAACCGACCATGAATGAAATCTTTATCGAGAAAGTAGGTGATTTAGATGCGTAA
- a CDS encoding ABC transporter permease: MRKFAATFKLTYFKKLKARSFIVSTVMMMLIITGAANFDKIIKLFDGGSENVAIVTQDTALYQQVKGQLSAINKDVHYEKLSENEAKKQLKQEEIDQAYVIHEDKQHALTGTILSTSSPSDNDKGTLQAVLTQLQTQKIAQDLGLQGRDLQRLQSQSQIDNTIIQKSGHENSSASEDEQDFAKIITMIGTFLMFFIVFNYAQQIATEVATEKTSRVSEMIITSVKPTTHIMAKIAGVLALAFTQIVILVLTFVANYFIFDLKSMFGSVNLSLTPHLTRLIVFGVIFLILGILSYVILAAILGNLTARIEDLAQSLMPMTFLIMAAFYAGYFGSFNPDNVFINIMSYVPFFSPFVTFSRLALTTTPTFEAIITVIIHVLLIGVLLFLAAKSYKNAVLSFEKGWKNVLKRAFQREQ; this comes from the coding sequence ATGCGTAAGTTTGCTGCTACATTTAAATTGACGTATTTTAAAAAGTTAAAAGCAAGATCGTTTATTGTCTCAACCGTGATGATGATGTTGATTATTACAGGCGCAGCGAATTTCGATAAAATTATAAAGCTATTTGATGGTGGCAGTGAAAATGTCGCGATTGTGACGCAAGATACGGCATTGTACCAACAAGTAAAAGGGCAATTGTCGGCCATTAATAAAGATGTTCATTATGAAAAACTGTCAGAAAATGAGGCTAAAAAGCAGCTTAAGCAGGAAGAGATTGACCAGGCGTATGTGATTCATGAGGATAAGCAACATGCATTAACAGGTACGATTTTAAGTACATCGTCACCTTCTGACAATGATAAAGGGACATTACAAGCCGTATTGACGCAACTTCAAACGCAAAAAATCGCACAAGATCTCGGCTTACAAGGGCGTGACTTACAAAGATTACAAAGTCAAAGTCAAATCGACAATACGATTATTCAAAAATCAGGGCATGAAAATAGTAGTGCGTCTGAGGATGAGCAAGATTTCGCGAAAATTATTACGATGATAGGCACATTTTTAATGTTCTTTATCGTCTTTAACTATGCCCAACAAATCGCTACAGAAGTGGCTACAGAAAAAACGTCACGTGTATCAGAAATGATTATTACAAGTGTGAAACCGACGACACATATTATGGCAAAAATTGCAGGGGTATTAGCACTGGCATTCACACAAATCGTCATTTTAGTCCTAACTTTTGTCGCGAATTACTTTATTTTTGATTTGAAATCGATGTTCGGTTCAGTGAATTTATCGCTCACGCCACATCTGACAAGATTGATCGTTTTCGGTGTCATTTTCTTAATTTTGGGCATTTTAAGTTATGTTATTTTAGCAGCGATACTCGGTAATTTAACTGCCCGTATTGAAGATTTAGCACAATCGTTAATGCCGATGACGTTCTTGATTATGGCAGCATTCTATGCAGGCTATTTTGGCTCATTCAATCCGGACAATGTTTTTATTAACATTATGAGTTATGTGCCGTTCTTTTCGCCATTCGTGACTTTTTCAAGATTAGCGTTAACGACGACACCAACGTTTGAAGCGATTATTACAGTGATTATCCATGTTCTGCTCATCGGTGTATTACTCTTCCTTGCAGCGAAATCATATAAAAATGCAGTATTATCGTTTGAAAAAGGTTGGAAAAATGTATTAAAGCGCGCGTTTCAACGTGAACAGTAA
- a CDS encoding YnfA family protein has product MNFLYSTAIFIIAGLCEIGGGYLIWLWLRADRPFWLGWIGGIVLILYGIVATFQSFPTFGRVYAAYGGVFIVMSLLWAYWIDKEPPDKFDIIGGVVCIIGVLIMVLPARG; this is encoded by the coding sequence GTGAACTTTTTATATTCCACAGCAATTTTTATCATAGCGGGGTTGTGTGAAATTGGCGGTGGGTATCTCATATGGCTATGGCTACGTGCGGATCGTCCATTTTGGCTTGGATGGATAGGGGGCATCGTATTGATTTTATACGGTATCGTTGCGACCTTCCAATCATTTCCTACTTTTGGACGTGTGTATGCAGCTTATGGCGGCGTTTTTATTGTCATGAGTCTATTATGGGCGTATTGGATTGATAAAGAGCCACCAGATAAATTTGATATCATCGGCGGCGTGGTTTGTATCATAGGGGTTTTAATCATGGTGCTGCCGGCAAGAGGGTAA
- a CDS encoding aldose epimerase family protein: protein MNINIEQQSNGIELIKIENKESKIVFMNYGARIVSWKIGDNNIVLGNEVEADEFYPHNPFYFGATVGRFGGRIAKGQFELNGQTYQLEQNDGDNHLHGGLQGLSDRLFDYEITENETEENVQVHFMTTVKQDEDHYPGNIDIKVVFTYDASKTWTVEYFAESDADTLFNPMNHVYFNLNRDNKVVDNHVIASEKLQMFPLDASGMPVLEPIDLAVTMGSHEIELATLFDTEDAHIQKQVTTRGGLDHPFEVKDGKMTISNRDLVLHVETDTPQIVMYTLNDSEDWKSRMNIFKPHSGITVETQSVPNDINLFGASAYSVLKAHTPFYSKTSYQVELKPKDA, encoded by the coding sequence ATGAATATTAACATTGAACAACAATCTAACGGAATTGAACTCATTAAGATTGAAAATAAGGAAAGTAAAATTGTTTTCATGAATTATGGTGCGCGCATTGTAAGTTGGAAAATTGGAGATAATAATATTGTACTTGGAAATGAAGTGGAAGCGGATGAATTTTATCCACACAATCCATTTTATTTCGGTGCAACGGTCGGACGTTTTGGGGGACGTATTGCGAAAGGTCAATTTGAATTAAATGGTCAAACGTATCAATTAGAACAAAATGATGGTGATAATCATTTACATGGCGGATTACAAGGACTATCTGATCGCTTATTTGATTATGAAATCACTGAAAACGAAACAGAAGAAAATGTGCAAGTTCATTTTATGACAACAGTGAAGCAAGATGAAGATCATTACCCGGGAAATATAGATATTAAAGTCGTCTTTACGTATGATGCTTCGAAAACGTGGACAGTGGAATATTTTGCGGAGTCTGATGCGGATACATTGTTCAACCCAATGAACCACGTTTACTTTAATTTGAATCGTGACAACAAAGTCGTGGATAATCACGTCATTGCAAGTGAAAAATTACAGATGTTTCCGTTAGACGCGTCAGGCATGCCAGTGTTAGAGCCGATTGACTTAGCAGTGACAATGGGCAGTCATGAAATTGAACTTGCGACATTATTCGATACCGAAGATGCCCATATTCAAAAACAAGTCACAACACGCGGTGGACTCGATCATCCGTTTGAAGTGAAGGATGGCAAGATGACAATTTCAAACCGTGATTTAGTATTACATGTTGAGACGGATACACCACAAATTGTGATGTACACATTAAATGATTCTGAAGATTGGAAAAGTCGTATGAATATTTTTAAACCACATTCGGGAATTACTGTAGAAACACAAAGTGTACCGAACGATATTAATCTTTTCGGAGCATCTGCATATTCAGTGTTAAAAGCGCATACACCTTTTTACTCTAAAACAAGTTATCAAGTGGAATTAAAGCCAAAAGACGCATAA
- a CDS encoding MOSC domain-containing protein has translation MNYAIYAISTGKIESLQYEDRRPMESALNKKPIQEKMWLSRTGFVEDEQEYKDHGGPDKAVCLYSKSNYAMWQDVIHPLPDSALFGENITVYAIDETELFFGDQYRLGEAIIEVSEIREPCWKLQNKYGYPRLVKDMSKSGKTGCYFRVIKEGFVSPNSHLSLVKHAPESTRLSVQELNDIYYNDRKNKERIASALNNPYLTEKRKSVLEKMLNQ, from the coding sequence ATGAATTATGCAATTTATGCGATATCGACTGGCAAAATCGAATCATTGCAATACGAAGACAGACGTCCTATGGAAAGTGCTTTGAATAAAAAGCCCATTCAAGAAAAAATGTGGCTTTCTCGGACTGGATTTGTAGAAGACGAGCAAGAGTACAAAGATCATGGAGGTCCCGACAAAGCGGTTTGTTTATACAGTAAATCGAACTATGCAATGTGGCAAGACGTGATTCACCCCTTACCTGATTCAGCGCTATTTGGTGAGAACATTACTGTATATGCTATTGATGAAACTGAACTCTTTTTCGGTGATCAATATCGTTTAGGTGAAGCGATTATCGAAGTGTCAGAAATACGCGAGCCTTGTTGGAAACTTCAAAACAAATATGGCTACCCTAGACTCGTTAAAGACATGTCGAAATCAGGGAAAACTGGCTGTTATTTCCGTGTGATTAAAGAAGGTTTCGTTTCTCCAAATAGTCATTTATCGTTAGTCAAACATGCACCTGAATCAACTCGTTTATCTGTGCAAGAATTGAATGACATTTATTACAATGACAGAAAAAACAAAGAACGTATTGCATCTGCACTCAACAACCCATATCTCACAGAAAAACGAAAAAGTGTTTTAGAAAAAATGTTAAATCAGTAA
- the rpiA gene encoding ribose 5-phosphate isomerase A → MSNKQLKLMTLDEAVSRIKDGMTVGIGTGSTVELLVPKIAELIHEKGYQLIGVCTSERTENQAKSLNIPIAHINDVQHIDIAIDGADEIDPKLNLIKGGGGALFREKVVDTFADRFIVIADQSKRVDYLGQTFKLPVEVDRFNWKQVAQFIEKEYDIEVTRRMVEHTPFITDNGNYILDCALNREIDPYQVHEFLIHLVGVLETGYFLDTVEEAIVGTEQGVKLIKLSDIK, encoded by the coding sequence ATGAGTAATAAACAACTTAAACTAATGACGCTAGATGAAGCTGTCAGTCGTATTAAAGACGGCATGACGGTTGGGATTGGTACAGGCAGTACAGTAGAGTTACTTGTGCCTAAAATTGCGGAATTGATTCATGAAAAGGGGTACCAATTGATTGGCGTGTGCACATCAGAACGCACGGAAAATCAAGCGAAATCATTGAACATTCCGATTGCACATATTAACGACGTACAACATATTGATATCGCGATAGATGGTGCTGACGAAATCGATCCAAAACTAAACTTGATAAAAGGTGGAGGCGGTGCACTGTTCCGTGAAAAAGTCGTGGACACTTTTGCTGACCGATTTATCGTCATTGCCGACCAATCGAAACGAGTTGATTATTTAGGTCAAACTTTTAAATTGCCAGTTGAAGTAGACCGCTTTAATTGGAAACAAGTGGCACAGTTCATCGAAAAAGAATATGATATTGAAGTGACACGTCGAATGGTGGAACATACGCCGTTTATTACAGATAACGGCAACTATATTTTAGATTGTGCTTTGAATCGAGAAATTGATCCGTATCAGGTGCATGAGTTTTTAATTCATCTTGTCGGTGTATTGGAGACGGGGTACTTTTTAGATACAGTAGAAGAAGCTATTGTAGGGACTGAACAAGGTGTGAAACTGATAAAGCTGTCAGATATTAAATAA
- a CDS encoding IS110 family RNA-guided transposase: MNCLGIDISKSESVVAHYKDEVFVKELVIQNNQNGYRYLKNDIKHLDSLFILFESTGVYSRGMKHFCEIHKINYLEMNPLEAKFKTNSLRSWKTDKSDAHKLALLAFRMKDSKVQRHPEEIYFELRERARFHLEMEINQNCLKVELVETLHQTFPGLEKLFTNRYSKIALNIAKAFPHPDYVSILTHDELVEKVLHSTDKGISIKKAHKYAKKLIEIKNNSFPNVRKSSFLLQKVQYLCDKLLIGIEEMKAFNQEMIDLAKNTTEFENIISIPGIGELTATLLIGELGDIREFKTNKQLNAFVGIDIKRYQSGTSKSRDTINKRGNKKARRLLYLITMNILRGRNHYQSHIVDYYYKLREQPHGKPHKTAVIASINRLLKTIHYLIVNDKLYDYQKAPH; this comes from the coding sequence ATTAACTGTTTAGGTATTGATATCAGTAAGTCAGAAAGTGTGGTCGCACATTATAAGGATGAAGTTTTCGTTAAAGAATTGGTCATTCAAAATAATCAAAATGGCTATCGTTATCTTAAAAATGATATCAAGCATCTTGATTCCCTGTTTATCCTCTTTGAATCAACAGGTGTTTATTCAAGAGGTATGAAACACTTTTGTGAAATTCACAAAATAAATTACTTAGAAATGAACCCCCTAGAAGCCAAGTTTAAAACAAATTCGTTAAGATCATGGAAAACAGATAAGTCAGACGCACATAAACTCGCACTTCTTGCCTTTAGAATGAAAGATTCAAAGGTACAACGTCATCCTGAAGAGATCTACTTTGAACTGAGAGAACGTGCGCGCTTTCACTTAGAAATGGAGATCAACCAAAATTGTCTCAAAGTTGAGTTAGTCGAAACACTACATCAAACATTTCCAGGGTTAGAAAAGTTATTTACTAACAGATATTCAAAAATCGCATTAAATATAGCTAAAGCATTTCCTCATCCTGATTATGTAAGTATTTTGACTCATGATGAATTGGTGGAAAAAGTACTTCATTCAACTGATAAAGGCATTTCAATTAAAAAAGCGCACAAGTATGCCAAAAAATTAATTGAAATAAAGAATAATAGTTTTCCGAATGTGCGCAAGTCTTCTTTCCTCCTACAAAAAGTCCAATACTTATGCGACAAACTGCTTATTGGGATAGAAGAAATGAAAGCATTTAATCAGGAAATGATTGATTTAGCTAAAAATACAACTGAGTTTGAAAATATTATTTCAATTCCTGGCATCGGAGAACTCACAGCTACATTGCTTATTGGGGAACTTGGAGATATTAGAGAATTCAAAACAAATAAACAACTGAATGCATTTGTAGGCATTGATATTAAACGTTACCAATCAGGAACTTCAAAGAGTCGAGATACGATTAATAAAAGAGGAAATAAAAAAGCAAGGCGTTTATTGTATTTAATCACTATGAACATTCTTAGGGGAAGAAATCATTATCAAAGCCATATTGTGGATTATTATTATAAATTAAGAGAGCAGCCTCATGGGAAACCCCACAAGACTGCCGTAATAGCGAGTATCAATCGCTTATTAAAGACCATTCACTACTTGATAGTCAATGATAAATTATATGATTATCAGAAAGCACCACACTAA
- a CDS encoding IS1182 family transposase, whose amino-acid sequence MYKNYNMFQLTLPIETEMSFPENDIVFIINKLVESIPQEAFNPYYSQRGPSSYHPKMMLKIILYSYAHSVFSGRRIEHLLKDSCRMMWLAQGQTPTYRTINRFRVNPHMMEFLHILFVGLRAQLLEDKLITEDVIYIDGTKIEANANKYTFQWLANTKRFSQSVIEKSTALYEQLVSEEIIPEIKRESGHELTSEELNQIETHLGHKNDALTSEIETTQDVETRKTLRKERSKVRQSKKAIQDFKDRKIKYDKQMEIYGDRKSYSKTDHDATFMRMKDDHMRNGQLKPGYNLQIATHNQFVLAFGVYSYPGDTRTLEPFLKSIHNLYGDIPEYIVADAGYGSEYNYTMILDEFEKTPLITYSMYLKEKQRKYKNNPLITANWEYREIDDYYICPNKKELHFQSYRKKRDGYGIQRDFKLYACEECVGCPLRSQCMKQSTNPNTNKRLFRNLTWDYFKAFTNQQLSDPKTKHIYQKRKIDVESTFGNLKANLGFQRLSVRTKSKVECELGIALMAVNIRKLAKISARFRSLIRKKPSNSKKMNFDVFFLKELKVYVPAFTIGIINVTIAHSIEQL is encoded by the coding sequence ATGTATAAAAATTATAACATGTTTCAACTTACACTTCCAATAGAAACTGAGATGTCTTTTCCAGAAAATGATATTGTATTTATTATTAACAAACTTGTAGAATCTATCCCCCAAGAAGCGTTTAATCCATATTATAGCCAAAGAGGTCCTTCATCATACCATCCAAAAATGATGTTAAAAATCATACTTTATAGTTATGCCCATTCTGTTTTTTCAGGACGAAGAATCGAGCATCTGTTAAAAGATAGTTGCCGAATGATGTGGCTTGCGCAAGGTCAAACGCCAACTTATAGAACCATCAATCGCTTTAGAGTGAACCCCCATATGATGGAATTTCTACATATTTTATTTGTCGGTTTAAGAGCACAGTTATTAGAAGATAAACTCATAACAGAGGATGTCATTTATATTGATGGCACAAAAATAGAAGCAAATGCGAATAAGTACACATTCCAGTGGCTGGCTAATACGAAGCGTTTTAGTCAGTCTGTCATTGAAAAATCAACGGCTTTATATGAGCAACTCGTTTCTGAAGAGATTATTCCTGAAATCAAACGTGAATCTGGGCATGAATTAACAAGTGAAGAACTGAATCAAATAGAGACGCATTTAGGTCATAAAAATGATGCGCTCACGTCTGAAATTGAAACGACTCAAGATGTAGAGACAAGAAAAACCCTTAGAAAAGAAAGAAGTAAGGTGAGACAAAGTAAGAAAGCCATCCAAGATTTTAAAGACCGTAAAATCAAATATGACAAGCAAATGGAAATTTATGGTGACAGAAAAAGTTATTCAAAGACCGACCACGATGCGACCTTCATGAGAATGAAAGATGATCATATGAGAAACGGCCAATTGAAACCGGGTTATAACCTACAAATCGCAACCCATAATCAATTCGTTTTAGCTTTTGGTGTTTACAGTTATCCAGGTGATACAAGAACGCTCGAACCATTTTTAAAATCCATCCACAATTTATATGGTGACATTCCAGAGTATATTGTGGCAGATGCGGGTTACGGAAGTGAATACAACTATACCATGATACTCGATGAATTTGAGAAAACACCTTTAATCACTTATAGTATGTATCTCAAAGAGAAGCAGCGCAAATATAAAAACAATCCATTGATTACTGCTAACTGGGAATACCGTGAGATAGATGATTACTATATATGTCCTAACAAAAAGGAATTACATTTCCAAAGTTACAGAAAGAAAAGAGATGGATACGGTATTCAAAGAGATTTTAAATTATATGCATGTGAAGAGTGTGTGGGCTGTCCATTACGAAGTCAATGTATGAAGCAAAGTACGAACCCCAACACAAATAAACGCTTATTTAGAAATTTAACTTGGGACTATTTTAAAGCCTTCACAAATCAACAGCTTTCAGATCCAAAGACGAAACACATTTATCAAAAGAGAAAGATAGATGTTGAATCAACTTTTGGAAATCTGAAGGCTAATTTGGGTTTCCAAAGATTATCGGTTCGCACAAAATCAAAGGTTGAGTGTGAACTTGGCATCGCACTCATGGCAGTAAATATACGAAAACTAGCTAAAATAAGTGCTCGTTTTCGTTCGTTAATAAGAAAAAAGCCGTCAAATTCTAAAAAAATGAATTTTGACGTCTTTTTCTTAAAGGAGCTGAAGGTCTATGTCCCAGCCTTTACTATAGGTATCATCAACGTTACAATCGCGCATAGTATTGAACAACTATGA
- the hutG gene encoding formimidoylglutamase has translation MYQKPNQKLWTGRLDSETDRQAFRHFQTVQFVDLENEAPQNGDIALLGYAIDEGVRLNKGRVGAKEGPDAIKSAFAGLPASTDLNIIEYGNWTHSADDLITSQQAYGQYVAQLLRHHQRTFLLGGGHDIAYAQYLGVREAYPEQSIGVINIDAHFDNRQEGYSTSGTSFHQMLTEDDHLDYFVLGIQRTSNTQALFDYADKTNTQYVLAEELMGQICPPVKDKLDHFINEHDVILFTICMDVIDSAYAPGVSANAVLGLTPYIVLELGRRILQSDKVTSISIAETNPKYDIDQRTAKLAAHFLGHFIHC, from the coding sequence ATGTATCAAAAACCAAATCAAAAGTTGTGGACAGGTCGTCTAGACAGTGAGACAGACCGCCAAGCATTTCGTCATTTTCAAACTGTTCAATTTGTCGATCTTGAAAATGAAGCGCCTCAAAATGGAGACATTGCGTTATTGGGATATGCAATCGATGAGGGTGTGAGATTGAATAAAGGTCGTGTGGGCGCAAAAGAAGGTCCGGATGCGATTAAAAGTGCATTTGCCGGTTTGCCCGCTTCAACAGATTTAAACATTATCGAATATGGCAACTGGACACACTCGGCCGATGATTTAATCACCTCTCAACAAGCATATGGTCAATATGTCGCACAATTATTACGTCATCATCAACGCACATTTCTACTAGGAGGAGGGCATGATATTGCGTACGCACAATATCTCGGTGTCCGTGAAGCTTATCCAGAGCAATCGATTGGTGTGATTAACATCGATGCGCATTTTGACAATCGACAGGAAGGTTATTCTACATCTGGGACAAGTTTTCATCAAATGTTAACTGAAGATGATCATTTAGACTATTTCGTATTAGGCATTCAACGTACAAGCAATACACAAGCATTGTTCGATTACGCTGACAAAACAAATACACAATATGTCCTTGCAGAAGAATTAATGGGTCAAATATGTCCGCCAGTCAAAGATAAACTCGATCATTTCATCAATGAACATGACGTCATTTTATTCACAATTTGTATGGATGTCATTGATAGTGCTTATGCCCCTGGTGTCAGTGCGAATGCGGTTCTTGGGCTCACACCTTACATTGTTTTAGAACTTGGTCGCCGTATTTTACAATCTGACAAAGTCACTTCAATCAGTATTGCAGAAACAAATCCAAAGTATGATATCGATCAACGCACAGCAAAGTTGGCCGCACACTTTTTAGGGCATTTCATCCACTGTTAA
- a CDS encoding CPBP family glutamic-type intramembrane protease — protein sequence MNRTRISGFQWALTIFVFFILSYATPIILQDFQKASGFKSFVFSLNSLGPFIAAVLCILIFKNKKEQVAGLKLIINLKVVERLLIAFTLPLVIFMIGMYSFNTYADSFILLQSKDLSETIWTILIGHILMAFFIEFGFRSYLLNMVETKLPHFFSNIVVSVLYLIWDVNTAFGMPYTMYSAIYVFAFSMIAGELVRGTGGRSIYVATLFHASMTFAKVFFFSEEIGDVFSMKVLAYSTAGVAIVVVVLGLIMRLFSPRKKGEDDDTPMLMDTTTEEDEAETEQEVEEAPTKEEK from the coding sequence ATGAATCGAACGCGTATCTCTGGCTTTCAGTGGGCATTGACGATTTTTGTGTTTTTTATCTTATCCTATGCAACGCCTATCATATTACAGGATTTTCAAAAAGCGTCGGGATTCAAATCATTTGTATTTTCTTTAAATTCATTGGGCCCATTTATCGCAGCAGTATTATGTATATTAATATTTAAAAATAAAAAAGAACAAGTCGCTGGTTTAAAACTCATAATCAATTTAAAAGTGGTTGAGCGATTGTTAATTGCCTTTACGTTACCACTCGTTATTTTTATGATTGGCATGTATAGTTTTAATACGTATGCCGACAGCTTTATTTTATTACAGTCTAAAGATTTATCCGAAACGATCTGGACGATTTTAATAGGTCATATACTCATGGCATTTTTCATTGAATTTGGATTTCGTTCTTATCTTTTAAACATGGTTGAAACCAAATTACCGCACTTTTTCTCAAATATTGTAGTCAGTGTGTTGTATTTAATTTGGGATGTCAATACGGCTTTCGGTATGCCTTACACGATGTACAGTGCCATTTACGTATTTGCATTTTCGATGATCGCAGGTGAATTAGTGCGTGGTACAGGTGGTCGTTCGATTTACGTGGCAACATTGTTTCATGCAAGTATGACTTTCGCAAAAGTGTTCTTTTTCAGTGAAGAAATTGGGGATGTCTTCTCCATGAAAGTATTGGCTTATTCAACAGCAGGTGTCGCAATTGTCGTTGTTGTATTAGGTTTAATCATGCGATTATTCTCTCCTCGCAAAAAAGGGGAAGACGATGATACACCAATGTTAATGGATACGACGACAGAAGAAGATGAAGCAGAAACTGAGCAAGAAGTTGAAGAAGCACCAACAAAGGAAGAGAAATAG